In Halobaculum magnesiiphilum, the following proteins share a genomic window:
- a CDS encoding AAA domain-containing protein — translation MNVRGPLLEVGEIRQVSTKYGERDLAELTVRPDGGAADPVTVTLWGKWTHTAEHAEPGMELLVTDAEVDDYGDREGYTTSADSYVVLEPDFLVDVTDIRSWVQCPRMYYLNKLSGIPLNYPVVKGTVVHEVFGDLLRGVELEESIDDRVAEAGLELGLLGMEREEVADEVRRNAAAIEGWLNQGTLATDGDASAGAEGETTVVGSDASTEACDDASTNTAADENASRSEWDGGPDESEWRSEYTLISPTFGVKGRADALRRGQPVELKTGKNTNREPRFQDKIQAACYALLLRERGIDADTGTLLYTKNTALERGEESGDLSPAKEFSVGKGLLDFVVRQRNEIAATEFDMSVPTGYEADAKCEYCFEQDTCMVVSGRLDQESKAGQIGTALSEEEREYFDETYRALEEERRETHAEYRKLWEQTAEERAADDRALIDLEPVREEPLGDGRWGLTARKESDAVSKLREGDVALASDGDPASGHSELGRIQKLGEEVVVETDEPVKLCRLDVYPSELSVSRMHTAVHDFVLKGDPDRKDVLFGRREPAFGTRDDDATPFIDNNEAQNAAVERAVTAEDFALVHGPPGTGKTYTIARIVRALVERGDRVLLSAFTNRAVDNAVEALRAQGFTDVLRVGTETGVRGDMQDIRLVTRGEPNDRAAKLNSAPVVAATTSSCGSRTMREQEFDVALVDEASQLTEPGTLAAINLADRFVLVGDHEQLPPVVRAENRLRESLFQRLIEEHPDAGVMLDRQYRMSQRIQAFSSREFYDGKLRPATPEVAGQTLADLGVDTADLPPELRDPVSFVDPDGAREGNANPAEADRVAQVVEAYVAAGVDPDDIGVIAPFRAQVAEIGRRTDVTVDTVDRFQGSSEEVIVVSFVATGDLDGPIFEDTRRVNVALTRAKKALCLVGDAEALASEPFYARMLDWARR, via the coding sequence CTCCTGGAGGTCGGCGAGATCCGGCAGGTGAGCACGAAGTACGGCGAGCGCGACCTCGCGGAGTTGACGGTCCGACCGGATGGGGGTGCCGCGGACCCCGTCACCGTCACCCTCTGGGGAAAGTGGACCCACACCGCCGAGCACGCCGAGCCGGGGATGGAGCTGCTCGTCACGGACGCCGAAGTCGACGATTACGGCGACCGCGAGGGGTACACCACCTCCGCGGACTCGTACGTCGTCCTCGAACCGGACTTCCTCGTCGACGTGACCGACATCCGCTCGTGGGTGCAGTGCCCGCGGATGTACTACCTGAACAAGCTCTCGGGCATCCCGCTGAACTACCCGGTCGTCAAGGGGACGGTCGTCCACGAGGTGTTCGGCGACCTGCTTCGCGGGGTCGAGTTGGAGGAGTCCATCGACGACCGCGTCGCGGAGGCCGGGCTCGAACTCGGCCTGCTCGGGATGGAGCGCGAGGAGGTCGCCGACGAGGTGCGCCGCAACGCCGCGGCGATCGAGGGATGGCTGAATCAGGGGACGCTCGCGACCGACGGCGACGCCTCCGCGGGCGCAGAGGGCGAAACCACGGTCGTCGGCAGCGACGCGTCCACTGAAGCCTGCGACGACGCATCGACGAACACCGCCGCCGACGAAAACGCCTCCCGCTCGGAGTGGGACGGCGGCCCCGACGAGTCGGAGTGGCGCTCGGAGTACACGCTCATCTCGCCGACCTTCGGCGTGAAGGGGCGCGCAGACGCGCTCCGCCGCGGGCAACCCGTCGAGCTCAAGACGGGCAAGAACACGAACCGCGAGCCGCGGTTCCAGGACAAGATCCAGGCGGCCTGCTACGCGCTCCTGTTGCGCGAGCGCGGCATCGACGCCGACACCGGCACCCTGCTGTATACCAAGAACACCGCCCTGGAGCGCGGCGAGGAGTCGGGCGACCTCTCGCCGGCCAAGGAATTCTCCGTCGGGAAGGGGCTGCTCGATTTCGTCGTCCGCCAGCGCAACGAGATAGCCGCGACTGAGTTCGACATGAGCGTCCCGACGGGCTACGAGGCCGACGCGAAATGCGAGTACTGTTTCGAGCAGGACACCTGCATGGTCGTCTCGGGCCGCCTCGATCAGGAGTCGAAGGCCGGGCAGATCGGGACGGCACTCTCCGAGGAGGAGCGCGAGTACTTCGATGAGACCTATCGCGCGCTGGAGGAGGAACGCCGCGAGACACACGCCGAGTACCGGAAACTGTGGGAGCAGACCGCCGAGGAGCGCGCGGCCGACGACCGCGCGCTGATCGACCTGGAGCCGGTCAGGGAGGAGCCGCTCGGCGACGGCCGGTGGGGACTCACCGCCCGCAAGGAGTCCGACGCCGTCTCGAAGCTCCGCGAGGGCGACGTGGCGCTCGCCTCGGACGGCGATCCCGCGTCGGGCCACTCCGAGTTGGGCCGGATCCAGAAGCTGGGCGAGGAGGTCGTCGTCGAGACGGACGAGCCCGTGAAGCTGTGCCGTCTCGACGTGTACCCCTCGGAACTGTCCGTCTCGCGGATGCACACCGCCGTCCACGACTTCGTACTCAAGGGCGACCCCGACCGAAAGGACGTGCTGTTCGGCCGCCGGGAGCCCGCCTTCGGCACGCGTGACGACGACGCGACGCCGTTCATCGACAACAACGAGGCGCAGAACGCCGCCGTCGAGCGGGCGGTCACCGCCGAGGACTTCGCGCTCGTCCACGGTCCGCCGGGGACGGGCAAGACGTACACCATCGCCCGCATCGTCCGCGCGCTCGTCGAGCGCGGCGACAGGGTCCTCCTGTCGGCGTTCACGAACCGCGCGGTCGACAACGCCGTCGAGGCGCTGCGGGCGCAGGGCTTCACCGATGTCCTCCGCGTCGGGACGGAGACGGGCGTCCGCGGCGACATGCAGGACATCCGTCTCGTCACGCGCGGGGAACCGAACGACCGCGCGGCGAAGCTGAACTCGGCGCCCGTCGTCGCCGCCACCACCTCCTCCTGTGGGTCGCGGACGATGCGCGAGCAGGAGTTCGACGTGGCGCTCGTCGACGAGGCCTCCCAGCTTACCGAGCCGGGGACCCTCGCAGCCATCAACCTCGCCGACCGGTTCGTGCTCGTCGGCGACCACGAGCAGCTTCCGCCCGTCGTGCGCGCCGAGAACCGCCTGCGCGAGTCGCTGTTCCAGCGCCTCATCGAGGAACACCCCGACGCGGGCGTCATGCTCGACCGCCAGTACCGCATGAGCCAGCGCATTCAGGCGTTCTCCTCGCGGGAGTTCTACGACGGGAAGCTCCGTCCCGCGACACCCGAGGTGGCCGGGCAGACCCTCGCGGATCTCGGCGTCGACACCGCGGACCTCCCGCCGGAACTCCGGGATCCCGTCTCGTTCGTCGACCCCGACGGCGCCCGCGAGGGCAACGCCAACCCCGCCGAGGCCGACCGCGTGGCCCAGGTCGTGGAGGCGTACGTCGCCGCCGGCGTCGACCCCGACGACATCGGCGTCATCGCGCCGTTCCGCGCGCAGGTGGCGGAGATCGGTCGCCGGACGGACGTGACCGTCGACACGGTCGACCGCTTCCAGGGGTCGAGCGAGGAGGTGATCGTGGTCTCGTTCGTCGCGACGGGCGACCTCGACGGCCCGATCTTCGAGGACACCCGCCGCGTCAACGTCGCGCTGACGCGGGCGAAGAAGGCGCTGTGTCTCGTCGGGGACGCCGAGGCGCTCGCGTCCGAGCCGTTCTACGCGCGGATGCTCGATTGGGCGCGACGGTAG
- a CDS encoding PH domain-containing protein: MTRLHPASAAVSALRSGGQLALFALFASTAFAGMGGGDGPGPVAFLAVPAAFLVGAGAALARWYRFEYEVLSDRLVVRSGVVSRQDREIPLHRVQNVDVRRSILQRALGLATVTVETAGGGATEATLDAVGSDEADRLRAELGRRGRGDESRDDRESASDDASTAERAGTRPSATAAGATAATGSAGSAESGGVAAESETLYELTGRRFATLCAVSFRPGAVIAPFVGASLFDDLLFDGGRLLVRYGIIDVEVGPGDVPSLGTGDLLSLGLLGAVGFLLVVWVVSAALTFVRYYGFRLERVGDELRYERGLLGRYSGTVPLSKVQTVTVSENAVMRRLGYASLAIETAGYAPGSGGGGGGDGGAETAVPLDTRSRVVALADDVRAELGTDADAEVDDLEAPNSPNDPDDPDDAFGVDTVARPPTRARRRYVARYAIAALVATALAVGVDRLVFDLPGALPLLPLVGVALAPIAGHLTWANRGHTTVGDGFVTRTGVLRRHTRLVPYFRLQTVFVSRTVFQRRRNLASVVGDSASSSGLLGGDAIAYDLDAADADALREELLDRLEDDLAARRRVRHDRRRRAEGGATEGEATSDIGPDAGSDATTDAVGPDHGLPYGPDSVATNGRGSGDEESDTQDGDGGKDTEGDETEGGNDAADRRSDRDGERDD; encoded by the coding sequence ATGACCCGACTGCATCCCGCCTCTGCCGCCGTCAGCGCGCTCCGCTCGGGCGGCCAGCTGGCGCTGTTCGCGCTGTTCGCGAGCACCGCCTTCGCCGGGATGGGCGGCGGCGACGGCCCCGGACCGGTGGCGTTTCTCGCGGTCCCGGCCGCGTTCCTCGTCGGCGCCGGCGCCGCGCTCGCCCGCTGGTACCGGTTCGAGTACGAGGTGCTGTCCGACCGGCTGGTCGTCAGATCCGGCGTCGTCTCCCGACAGGACCGGGAGATCCCCCTCCACCGCGTTCAGAACGTGGACGTGCGCCGCAGCATCCTCCAGCGGGCGCTCGGGCTCGCCACCGTGACCGTCGAGACCGCCGGCGGCGGCGCCACCGAGGCGACCCTCGACGCCGTCGGGAGCGACGAGGCCGACCGGCTCCGGGCGGAACTGGGTCGCCGCGGCCGGGGTGACGAGTCCCGCGACGACCGCGAGTCGGCGTCCGACGACGCCTCCACGGCCGAACGCGCCGGGACGCGACCGTCGGCGACCGCCGCCGGTGCGACCGCGGCGACGGGATCCGCGGGTTCCGCTGAGTCGGGCGGGGTCGCCGCCGAGTCGGAGACGCTGTACGAGCTCACGGGGCGGCGCTTCGCGACGCTGTGTGCGGTGTCGTTCCGCCCCGGCGCGGTGATCGCGCCGTTCGTCGGCGCGAGCCTCTTCGACGACCTGCTGTTCGACGGCGGCCGGCTGCTCGTGCGCTACGGGATCATCGACGTCGAGGTCGGCCCCGGCGACGTGCCCTCGCTCGGGACGGGCGACCTGCTGTCGCTGGGTCTGCTCGGCGCAGTCGGCTTCCTGCTGGTCGTGTGGGTCGTCAGTGCCGCGCTCACGTTCGTCCGCTACTACGGGTTCCGGCTGGAGCGCGTCGGCGACGAGCTCCGCTACGAGCGCGGCCTCCTCGGCCGTTACAGCGGGACGGTCCCCCTCTCGAAGGTCCAGACGGTCACCGTCTCAGAGAACGCCGTCATGCGCCGGCTCGGCTACGCGAGCCTCGCGATCGAGACGGCCGGGTACGCCCCGGGTTCGGGGGGTGGGGGCGGCGGCGACGGCGGCGCCGAGACGGCGGTTCCGCTGGACACCCGGTCTCGGGTCGTCGCGCTCGCCGACGACGTGCGGGCGGAGCTGGGCACGGACGCCGACGCGGAGGTAGACGACCTGGAGGCCCCGAACAGCCCGAACGATCCTGACGACCCGGACGACGCCTTCGGCGTCGACACGGTCGCGCGCCCGCCGACGCGCGCCAGACGCCGGTACGTCGCCCGCTACGCGATCGCTGCGCTCGTGGCGACGGCCCTCGCGGTCGGGGTCGACCGGCTCGTGTTCGACCTCCCGGGGGCCCTCCCCCTGCTCCCGCTGGTCGGCGTCGCGCTGGCACCGATCGCGGGGCACCTGACGTGGGCGAACCGCGGGCACACCACCGTCGGCGACGGGTTCGTCACCCGGACCGGGGTGCTGCGTCGACACACCCGGCTGGTGCCGTACTTCCGGCTCCAGACGGTGTTCGTCTCCCGGACCGTCTTCCAGCGCAGACGGAACCTCGCGTCCGTCGTCGGCGACTCGGCGTCCTCCTCGGGGCTGCTCGGCGGCGACGCGATCGCCTACGACCTCGACGCCGCGGACGCCGACGCGCTCCGCGAGGAACTGCTCGACAGGCTGGAGGACGACCTCGCGGCTCGCCGGCGCGTGCGGCACGACCGCCGTCGTCGCGCCGAGGGAGGCGCGACCGAGGGGGAGGCGACTTCGGATATCGGTCCGGACGCGGGTTCGGACGCGACGACGGACGCCGTCGGGCCAGACCACGGATTGCCATACGGACCCGACTCGGTCGCGACCAACGGCCGGGGGTCCGGCGACGAGGAGAGCGACACCCAGGACGGCGATGGGGGGAAAGACACCGAGGGGGACGAAACTGAGGGCGGCAATGACGCCGCCGACCGACGATCGGACCGCGACGGGGAACGGGACGACTGA
- a CDS encoding PH domain-containing protein, which produces MESLDPRVRLAWVVGALVPGGVILAAGLVAERVGAPVSPAWAAAVALGVVVLGLGAAVVRYRVWRFEVREDSLYLVRGVLTRVDTSVPYVRVQHVDTRRGPVERALGLASVVVYTAGSRGADITIPGLTPARASELRERLRELATESEFDAV; this is translated from the coding sequence ATGGAATCGCTGGATCCGCGGGTCCGCCTCGCGTGGGTCGTCGGCGCACTCGTCCCGGGCGGCGTGATACTCGCCGCCGGACTGGTCGCCGAACGGGTCGGCGCTCCGGTGTCGCCGGCGTGGGCCGCGGCGGTCGCGCTCGGCGTCGTCGTGCTCGGGCTCGGGGCCGCGGTCGTTCGCTATCGCGTGTGGCGCTTCGAGGTGCGCGAGGACTCGCTGTATCTCGTTCGCGGCGTCCTCACCCGGGTCGACACGTCGGTGCCGTACGTGCGCGTCCAGCACGTCGACACCCGGCGCGGACCCGTCGAGCGCGCCCTCGGGCTCGCCTCGGTCGTCGTCTACACGGCCGGCTCCCGCGGCGCCGACATCACGATCCCCGGGCTGACGCCGGCGCGGGCGAGCGAGCTCCGCGAGCGCCTGCGCGAGCTCGCGACCGAATCGGAGTTCGACGCCGTCTGA